Proteins from one Helicobacter ganmani genomic window:
- a CDS encoding DUF2130 domain-containing protein → MNQENSIKCPNCGKQIDVQAIVYHQIEQKIYQENLESKKQFETEIAQKRKEYKQAFEALQAEQESLQEKVQQATKESLKQERQKLQESLKQEFAQEYQEALKTMQKELEEKSNQVRELNLSKAEIEKLKREKGEIESKIKAQEQERLAQEMASFKEKLHKEIESQNELRFREKEQQLEGLKKQLQEAQRKVEIGSQQLQGEVQELAIEEYLQVQFPLDDIVEIKKGAHGGDCVQIVHTREIPNCGKIYYESKRTKEFQRAWIEKFKADMRKENADVGVIVSQTMPKELERMGLLDGVWICTFEEFKALCAVLREGVIRVQIAQKSQENKQDKMGLLYQYLTSSEFKMQIEAIVEGFTQMQSDLDSEKRAMQRLWKQREKQIQKVLENTIDMYGSIKGIAGNAIGNVKALEIPFNENLIEDSNI, encoded by the coding sequence ATTTAGAATCCAAAAAGCAATTTGAAACAGAAATTGCACAAAAAAGAAAGGAATATAAGCAAGCTTTTGAGGCATTACAAGCCGAGCAGGAATCCTTGCAAGAAAAAGTCCAACAAGCCACCAAAGAATCCTTAAAGCAAGAGAGACAAAAACTTCAAGAGTCTCTTAAACAAGAATTTGCGCAAGAATATCAAGAAGCCTTGAAAACTATGCAAAAAGAATTGGAGGAAAAATCCAATCAAGTCAGGGAATTAAACCTAAGCAAAGCGGAAATTGAGAAGTTAAAAAGAGAAAAAGGAGAGATAGAATCTAAAATCAAAGCCCAAGAGCAAGAGCGTCTTGCACAAGAAATGGCAAGCTTTAAAGAAAAGTTACATAAAGAAATAGAATCGCAAAATGAGCTAAGATTTCGTGAGAAAGAGCAGCAACTAGAGGGACTTAAAAAGCAACTCCAAGAAGCACAACGAAAGGTAGAGATTGGTTCGCAACAGCTACAAGGAGAGGTGCAGGAACTAGCGATTGAGGAATATTTACAGGTGCAATTTCCCTTAGATGATATTGTAGAGATTAAAAAGGGAGCGCATGGGGGGGATTGCGTGCAGATTGTGCATACAAGAGAGATTCCAAATTGTGGCAAGATTTATTACGAAAGCAAACGCACAAAGGAGTTTCAGCGCGCGTGGATTGAAAAGTTTAAAGCAGATATGCGCAAGGAAAATGCAGATGTGGGTGTGATTGTTAGTCAAACAATGCCAAAGGAGCTAGAACGAATGGGGTTGCTAGATGGCGTGTGGATTTGCACCTTTGAGGAGTTTAAGGCTCTTTGTGCTGTGTTAAGAGAAGGCGTGATAAGAGTGCAAATCGCACAAAAATCCCAAGAAAACAAGCAGGATAAAATGGGTTTGCTTTATCAATATCTCACGAGTTCTGAATTTAAAATGCAAATAGAAGCGATTGTAGAGGGATTTACACAAATGCAGAGTGATTTAGATTCCGAGAAACGCGCAATGCAGAGACTATGGAAGCAACGTGAAAAGCAGATTCAAAAGGTGCTTGAAAATACGATTGATATGTATGGTTCTATTAAAGGAATCGCAGGAAATGCGATTGGCAATGTGAAAGCCTTAGAGATTCCTTTTAACGAAAACTTGATAGAGGACTCTAATATTTAA